Proteins from one Caulobacter sp. X genomic window:
- a CDS encoding YafY family protein: MRHEKATRLLDLARMLAGSAEGLTLDEMAHALGVGRRTAERMRDAVWTAFPQMEAIDDPPTKRFRIPSGLDGVFQTPTAEELAALRGAADGYKASGADARAASLYALEAKLLAALRGSARRRVAPDVEALVQAETIAIHAGPRPFEDEAVLAAIRAAIKGLQALSFRYEGGSTPGRTREVTPLGVLFGRSNYLVAMEGKGGKPRSWRLDRMSDLKVLDRPASPPEDFSLQAFADESFGIYHDEIQDVILRIDKRRAEDALRWRFHATQKVIQEEDGSVVVTFRAGGMRELSWHLFTWGGDIEIVGPQVLKDMMIQELREAGRAHGAW; this comes from the coding sequence ATGCGACACGAGAAAGCCACCCGCCTGCTGGATCTGGCCCGGATGCTGGCCGGATCCGCCGAGGGATTGACCCTGGATGAGATGGCCCATGCCCTGGGCGTGGGGCGCCGCACCGCCGAGCGGATGCGCGACGCGGTCTGGACGGCTTTCCCGCAGATGGAGGCGATCGACGATCCGCCGACCAAGCGGTTCCGTATCCCGTCTGGGCTGGACGGCGTGTTCCAGACCCCGACCGCCGAGGAGCTGGCGGCCCTGCGTGGGGCCGCCGACGGCTACAAGGCCTCCGGCGCCGACGCGCGCGCGGCGTCTCTTTATGCGCTCGAGGCCAAGCTGCTGGCCGCGCTGCGCGGCTCGGCGCGCAGACGCGTGGCTCCGGATGTCGAGGCCCTGGTCCAGGCCGAGACCATCGCGATCCACGCCGGCCCCCGTCCGTTCGAGGACGAGGCCGTGCTGGCCGCGATCCGCGCCGCCATCAAGGGTCTTCAGGCGCTGTCGTTCCGCTACGAAGGCGGCAGCACGCCGGGCCGCACGCGCGAGGTGACGCCGCTGGGCGTCCTGTTCGGCCGCAGCAACTATCTGGTGGCGATGGAGGGCAAGGGCGGCAAGCCGCGTTCCTGGCGCCTTGACCGGATGAGCGACCTGAAGGTGCTCGACAGGCCCGCGTCGCCGCCCGAGGACTTCTCGTTGCAGGCCTTCGCCGACGAGAGCTTCGGCATCTATCACGACGAGATTCAGGACGTGATCCTGCGGATCGACAAACGCCGCGCCGAGGACGCCCTGCGCTGGCGCTTCCACGCCACTCAGAAGGTGATCCAGGAGGAGGACGGCTCGGTGGTGGTCACCTTCCGCGCTGGCGGTATGCGCGAACTGTCTTGGCACCTCTTCACCTGGGGCGGCGACATCGAGATCGTCGGGCCCCAGGTCCTGAAGGACATGATGATCCAGGAGCTGCGCGAGGCTGGCCGCGCGCACGGGGCGTGGTAG